The Kineosporiaceae bacterium genome includes a window with the following:
- a CDS encoding HAD family phosphatase, whose product MRLVACDLDGTVVRSDHTISDRTLEAFRACERAGVDVLFVTGRPMRWMAPIVEATGHSGVAICGNGAVVYDLGNESVIEVRALTAEAVTASVSALRGVMAEVAFAYETVTGPCREADYLPHLEAAWQMPVGTVEELLADGRQVLKVLCRSSVMKADEMLARARPVLAGLAEPVHSNSADSLLELSALGVSKAATLADIAGQRGIAPSEVVAFGDMPNDVPMLHWAGRGYAMADGHPEAIAAADAIAPACDLDGVAAVIEQLLGQRYCPVE is encoded by the coding sequence ATGCGACTGGTGGCCTGCGACCTGGACGGCACCGTCGTCCGCTCCGACCACACCATCTCGGATCGAACCCTCGAGGCCTTTCGAGCCTGTGAGCGCGCCGGGGTGGACGTGCTCTTCGTGACCGGCCGGCCGATGCGGTGGATGGCACCCATCGTCGAGGCCACCGGACACAGCGGGGTGGCCATCTGCGGCAACGGCGCCGTGGTCTACGACCTGGGCAACGAGTCGGTGATCGAGGTGCGAGCGTTGACCGCCGAGGCGGTGACGGCCAGCGTGAGCGCCCTGCGGGGCGTCATGGCCGAGGTGGCCTTCGCCTATGAGACGGTGACCGGGCCGTGCCGCGAGGCCGACTACCTGCCCCACCTCGAGGCTGCCTGGCAGATGCCTGTCGGCACCGTCGAGGAACTGCTGGCCGATGGTCGGCAGGTGCTGAAGGTGCTCTGCCGCAGCAGCGTGATGAAGGCCGACGAGATGCTCGCCCGGGCGCGTCCCGTGCTGGCAGGCCTGGCCGAGCCGGTGCACTCCAACAGCGCCGACAGCCTGCTGGAACTGAGCGCCCTCGGCGTCAGCAAGGCCGCGACGCTGGCCGACATCGCCGGTCAACGCGGCATCGCGCCGTCCGAGGTGGTGGCGTTCGGTGACATGCCGAACGACGTCCCCATGCTGCACTGGGCGGGTCGGGGCTACGCGATGGCCGATGGCCACCCGGAGGCGATTGCCGCAGCGGATGCGATCGCCCCCGCGTGCGACCTGGACGGCGTGGCAGCCGTGATCGAGCAGCTGCTGGGTCAGAGGTACTGCCCGGTCGAGTGA
- a CDS encoding bacterial proteasome activator family protein, producing MSETNEQPGETPDRPAGGQRIVVVTPEGMAVTGETEPGERGPAELIEEPAKVMRIGNMIKQLLEEVRSAPLDEAGRTRLAEIHERSLKELEQGLAPELVDELRRITLPFQEDTVPSDAELRIAQAQLVGWLEGLFHGIQTALFAQQMAARAQLEQMRRALPGGMAPGMAGMAPGGPGGMSPGSGPSGDESGHSTGQYL from the coding sequence ATGAGCGAGACCAACGAGCAACCGGGCGAGACCCCGGACCGCCCGGCCGGCGGTCAGCGGATCGTCGTGGTCACCCCCGAGGGCATGGCCGTCACCGGTGAGACCGAACCGGGCGAGCGCGGCCCGGCCGAGCTGATCGAGGAACCGGCCAAGGTGATGCGGATCGGCAACATGATCAAGCAGTTGCTGGAGGAGGTCCGCAGCGCCCCGCTGGACGAGGCCGGTCGCACCCGGCTGGCCGAGATCCACGAACGGTCGCTGAAGGAGCTCGAACAGGGTCTGGCCCCCGAGCTGGTCGACGAGCTGCGCCGGATCACGTTGCCGTTCCAGGAGGACACCGTTCCCTCGGACGCCGAGTTGCGCATCGCGCAGGCCCAGTTGGTCGGCTGGCTGGAGGGCCTGTTCCACGGCATCCAGACCGCGCTCTTCGCCCAGCAGATGGCCGCCCGCGCCCAGTTGGAACAGATGCGTCGCGCGTTGCCGGGCGGGATGGCGCCGGGCATGGCCGGCATGGCTCCTGGTGGCCCGGGTGGGATGTCACCCGGGTCCGGGCCGTCCGGCGATGAGTCCGGTCACTCGACCGGGCAGTACCTCTGA
- a CDS encoding cysteine desulfurase-like protein has translation MTAAAESAAPSSDPRLDPLDITAVRAAYPALADGWAYLDGAAGTQVPEAVIAAESQAYRRGIGNHGGFFAASGRSDAHTRAAREAIVDLIGAPGPSGVALGPSTTALTFRFAEALAKTWRPGDEIVLTRLDHDANVRPWVLAAARTGVRVRWADPVRPTLDLPTEAVTDLIGSRTRLVAVTAASNVVGTRPDIPAIATAAHAVGALVYTDGVHATPHGPVDLAALGADLYATSAYKWSGPHLAAVAGDPALLADLHPDKLDSVVDVAPDRFERGTAPFAQHAGLAAAVDHLAQLVPSPTAGAGRRDRILVSMAAIEAHESALLQRLLDGIASMVHVERIGAPTRLTPTVWFRVRGMTPDEVAQACAAAQVNVWSGHNYAWELAGFLGIRDSGSAVRAGMSCYTSVEDVDRLLVVLDGLG, from the coding sequence ATGACCGCCGCCGCCGAGTCCGCCGCCCCGTCGTCCGACCCGCGCCTCGACCCGCTCGACATCACCGCGGTGCGTGCCGCCTACCCGGCGTTGGCCGACGGCTGGGCCTACCTGGACGGCGCTGCCGGAACCCAGGTACCCGAGGCCGTCATCGCGGCCGAGTCGCAGGCCTACCGTCGCGGGATCGGCAACCACGGCGGCTTCTTCGCGGCGTCCGGGCGGTCGGACGCCCACACCCGGGCGGCTCGCGAGGCGATCGTCGATCTGATCGGTGCGCCGGGGCCGTCCGGGGTGGCGCTCGGGCCGAGCACGACGGCGCTGACCTTCCGGTTCGCCGAGGCACTGGCCAAGACCTGGCGCCCGGGCGACGAGATCGTGCTGACCCGGCTCGACCACGACGCGAACGTGCGGCCGTGGGTGCTGGCCGCGGCCCGCACCGGGGTGCGGGTGCGCTGGGCCGATCCGGTGCGGCCGACGCTCGACCTGCCCACCGAGGCGGTCACCGACCTGATCGGATCGCGCACCCGGTTGGTGGCGGTCACCGCGGCGTCCAACGTGGTGGGCACTCGTCCGGACATCCCGGCGATCGCGACCGCGGCGCACGCGGTGGGGGCTCTGGTCTACACCGACGGTGTGCACGCCACGCCCCACGGGCCGGTCGACCTGGCCGCGCTCGGCGCCGACCTGTACGCCACCAGCGCGTACAAGTGGTCCGGCCCGCACCTGGCCGCGGTGGCCGGGGACCCTGCGCTGCTGGCCGACCTGCACCCGGACAAGCTCGACTCGGTGGTCGACGTGGCGCCCGACCGGTTCGAGCGGGGCACCGCGCCCTTCGCCCAGCACGCGGGACTGGCGGCGGCGGTCGATCACCTCGCCCAGCTGGTGCCGTCGCCGACGGCCGGTGCCGGACGCCGCGATCGGATCCTGGTGTCGATGGCGGCGATCGAGGCCCACGAGAGCGCGCTGTTGCAGCGGCTGCTCGACGGCATCGCATCGATGGTTCACGTGGAACGGATCGGCGCGCCCACTCGGCTGACCCCGACGGTCTGGTTCCGGGTGCGGGGGATGACACCGGACGAGGTCGCGCAGGCCTGCGCCGCAGCCCAGGTCAATGTGTGGTCCGGGCACAATTACGCCTGGGAACTGGCCGGCTTCCTGGGCATCCGTGACTCGGGCTCCGCGGTGCGCGCGGGCATGTCGTGCTACACCTCGGTCGAGGACGTCGACCGGCTGCTCGTCGTCCTGGACGGGCTGGGTTGA
- the ahpC gene encoding peroxiredoxin, producing MSLIGTQVKPFSATAFQNGAFVEVSDADLKGKWSVVFFYPADFTFVCPTELGDLADNYAEFTQLGVEIYAVSTDTHFTHKAWHDSSETIKKIQYVMVGDPTAAISRNFDVLIEEAGLADRGTFVIDPEGIIQIIEVNAGGVGRNAAELLRKVKAAQYVAAHPGEVCPAKWEEGEQTLAPSLDLVGKI from the coding sequence ATGTCCCTCATCGGTACCCAGGTGAAGCCCTTCTCCGCCACCGCCTTCCAGAACGGCGCGTTCGTCGAGGTCAGCGATGCCGACCTGAAGGGCAAGTGGTCCGTGGTGTTCTTCTACCCGGCCGACTTCACTTTCGTCTGCCCCACCGAGCTCGGCGACCTGGCCGACAACTATGCCGAGTTCACCCAGCTCGGTGTCGAGATCTACGCGGTGTCGACCGACACCCACTTCACCCACAAGGCCTGGCACGACTCGTCCGAGACGATCAAGAAGATCCAGTACGTGATGGTCGGTGACCCCACCGCCGCCATCTCGCGCAACTTCGACGTGCTGATCGAAGAGGCCGGCCTGGCCGACCGGGGCACCTTCGTGATCGACCCCGAGGGCATCATCCAGATCATCGAGGTCAATGCCGGTGGTGTCGGGCGCAACGCGGCCGAGCTGCTGCGCAAGGTCAAGGCCGCACAGTACGTCGCCGCCCACCCGGGCGAGGTCTGCCCCGCCAAGTGGGAAGAGGGCGAGCAGACCCTGGCGCCGTCGCTGGACCTGGTCGGCAAGATCTGA
- the ahpF gene encoding alkyl hydroperoxide reductase subunit F gives MLDAALTTQLSAYLTKITRPIVLQSSLDDGPKSRELAGLLDEIAALSDKITVMRSDDDPRRPSFVIRPADGDAAPISLRFAGIPLGHEFTSLVLALLQVGGHPSTLAQELLDQVRALPGEHHFETYFSLSCQNCPDVVQALNLMAVLNPGVSHVAIDGALYQDEIDARQILAVPTVFHNGQLFGQGRMTLDEIVAKLDSGAIAREAERLNGMAPFDVLVVGGGPAGAAAAIYAARKGIRTGVVAERFGGQVLDTMSIENFISVEHTEGPKLAAALEAHVSAYDVELIRMQRAEALVPADAEGGLHEVVLDSGARLRARTVVLATGARWRTMGVDGETDYRNKGVTFCPHCDGPLFKGKPVAVIGGGNSGVEAAIDLAGVVSHVTLLEFDPQLRADEVLQRSLRSLSNVDVVVSARTTEVIGDGGKVTALTYEDRTDGSVKKVDLNAVFVQIGLLPNTEWLGETVARTPRGEIEIDAAGHTSVPGVFAAGDCTTVPYKQIVIALGAGATASLSAFNHLIRTGLPQAGAESEAVGQPV, from the coding sequence ATGCTCGACGCCGCACTCACCACCCAGCTCTCGGCCTACCTGACCAAGATCACTCGCCCGATCGTGCTCCAATCGTCGCTGGACGACGGTCCGAAGTCGCGCGAGCTCGCCGGGCTGCTGGACGAGATCGCGGCCCTGAGCGACAAGATCACCGTGATGCGCTCGGACGACGACCCGCGACGTCCGTCGTTCGTGATCCGGCCCGCGGACGGCGACGCCGCACCGATCTCGCTGCGCTTCGCCGGGATCCCGCTGGGTCACGAGTTCACCTCGTTGGTGCTGGCCCTGCTGCAGGTGGGCGGTCACCCCTCGACGCTGGCCCAGGAGTTGCTCGACCAGGTGCGCGCGCTACCCGGGGAGCACCACTTCGAGACCTACTTCTCGTTGTCGTGCCAGAACTGCCCGGACGTGGTGCAGGCGCTGAACCTGATGGCGGTGCTCAACCCCGGCGTCAGCCACGTCGCGATCGACGGGGCGCTGTACCAGGACGAGATCGACGCCCGGCAGATCCTCGCGGTGCCGACCGTGTTCCACAACGGGCAGTTGTTCGGTCAGGGCCGCATGACGCTCGACGAGATCGTCGCCAAGCTCGACTCCGGGGCGATCGCGCGCGAGGCCGAGCGATTGAACGGGATGGCGCCGTTCGACGTCCTGGTGGTCGGTGGGGGTCCGGCGGGTGCCGCGGCCGCGATCTACGCTGCCCGCAAGGGGATCCGCACCGGCGTGGTGGCCGAGCGGTTCGGTGGTCAGGTGCTCGACACGATGTCGATCGAGAACTTCATCTCGGTCGAGCACACCGAGGGGCCGAAGCTGGCCGCGGCGCTGGAGGCACATGTCAGTGCCTACGACGTCGAGCTGATCCGTATGCAGCGGGCCGAGGCGCTGGTGCCGGCCGACGCCGAGGGCGGGCTGCACGAGGTGGTGCTCGACAGTGGCGCCCGGCTGCGGGCGCGCACCGTGGTGCTGGCCACCGGGGCCCGCTGGCGCACCATGGGTGTGGACGGCGAGACGGACTACCGCAACAAGGGCGTCACGTTCTGCCCGCACTGTGACGGGCCGCTGTTCAAGGGCAAGCCGGTTGCCGTGATCGGCGGCGGCAACTCGGGCGTCGAGGCCGCGATCGATCTGGCCGGCGTGGTGTCCCACGTGACCCTGCTCGAGTTCGACCCTCAACTGCGCGCTGACGAGGTGCTGCAGCGATCGTTGCGCAGCCTGTCCAATGTGGACGTGGTGGTCAGCGCCCGTACCACCGAGGTGATCGGCGACGGCGGCAAGGTCACCGCGTTGACGTACGAGGACCGTACCGATGGGTCGGTGAAGAAGGTCGACCTCAACGCGGTGTTCGTGCAGATCGGTCTGCTGCCCAACACCGAGTGGTTGGGCGAGACGGTGGCCCGGACCCCGCGGGGCGAGATCGAGATCGATGCTGCCGGCCACACCTCGGTGCCCGGGGTGTTCGCCGCCGGTGACTGCACGACGGTGCCGTACAAGCAGATCGTGATCGCTCTGGGGGCCGGGGCCACCGCTTCGCTCAGCGCCTTCAACCACTTGATCCGGACCGGGCTACCCCAGGCCGGGGCCGAGAGCGAGGCCGTCGGTCAGCCGGTGTGA
- a CDS encoding DUF3052 domain-containing protein — MMVNSAGAPTHGYGAKTLAHKLGLTQRPDWRVLSIDAPQEYPELLADVWPLASYTAVSGRAVPQGLHDLVHLFALDEAHLVRRLPAALDCLDDGAALWLSWPKKSSPLFRDLTEDGLRRHVLPTGWVDVKVAAVSEIWSGLKFLRRRG; from the coding sequence GTGATGGTGAACAGTGCGGGTGCACCGACGCACGGCTATGGGGCGAAGACGCTGGCCCACAAGCTCGGCCTGACCCAACGGCCGGACTGGCGAGTGCTGAGCATCGATGCGCCACAGGAGTACCCCGAGCTGCTGGCCGACGTGTGGCCGCTGGCCTCCTACACCGCGGTCTCGGGCCGCGCTGTCCCGCAGGGCCTGCACGATCTGGTTCATCTCTTCGCCCTCGACGAGGCTCATCTGGTGCGGCGCCTGCCTGCGGCGCTCGACTGCCTGGACGACGGCGCCGCGCTGTGGTTGTCGTGGCCGAAGAAGTCCTCACCGTTGTTTCGAGACCTCACCGAGGACGGCCTGCGCCGGCACGTCCTGCCCACCGGATGGGTCGATGTGAAGGTGGCCGCCGTCAGCGAGATCTGGTCGGGCCTGAAGTTCTTGCGCCGGCGGGGCTGA
- a CDS encoding DUF2029 domain-containing protein produces MLSARLVRWWRLAFGVLAAGSALLIVRRPPTDRLADLGVYLGAVRQLQVGMPPYDFHAANGDPFTYPPFALLTFYPLGWLPDGVVGVAWTAATLLAMVVLARLVVSHWPDGASLSVSAAVTSRTALTWAGAVALLLSAPGQSNVRFGQVSVFLVVAVLADALGVLPAPYRGVLIGLAAAIKLTPLLFVASHWMAGRRREAAVAAGTFTGATVLAGLVLPQASWTYWTSAMLTTSRIGELAALGNQSVNGMLLRSGVPGQVRPVVWGLVLVVLCGAALWRARAFDRAGLRTHAAVLVGCATVAASPVSWTHHQFWTVLAAMLLIGGTEPMRRVAGVMLLAVMSVGLVDVVARLPVGDHALFLVGNARGLAVVVLCVAGFGELVRGARTSAADRVQGLRHPRLSWVPVTLVSLALFALLPVPGGPDSRWKPVPADEVLAESSGGLPACAAGIGVATSESGCFEAPLWADLPINYSMGQVNGSEKVEGFAAAEVTRLDYVPAPGVRATQIPLTRLKTGQQVFGFWVGDTTYAQLRMFGPGGVYLGDFGGKLRQSSGVYPSIAARLIVVASTLWQD; encoded by the coding sequence ATGCTGAGCGCGAGGTTGGTGCGGTGGTGGCGGTTGGCCTTCGGAGTGCTGGCCGCCGGGTCGGCGCTGTTGATCGTGCGCCGGCCGCCCACCGACCGCCTCGCCGACCTGGGGGTCTACCTGGGCGCCGTCCGGCAGTTGCAGGTGGGGATGCCGCCGTATGACTTTCATGCCGCCAACGGTGATCCGTTCACGTATCCGCCGTTCGCGCTGTTGACGTTCTATCCCCTCGGGTGGCTGCCCGATGGCGTGGTCGGCGTGGCCTGGACAGCGGCGACACTGCTGGCCATGGTGGTGCTCGCCCGGCTGGTGGTGAGTCATTGGCCGGACGGCGCGTCGTTGTCGGTGTCGGCGGCCGTGACCTCGCGGACGGCGCTGACCTGGGCAGGTGCCGTCGCCCTGTTGCTCAGCGCCCCGGGGCAGAGCAACGTGCGCTTCGGACAGGTGAGCGTCTTCCTGGTGGTTGCGGTGTTGGCCGATGCCCTGGGCGTGCTGCCGGCGCCCTACCGGGGGGTCCTGATCGGGTTGGCCGCTGCGATCAAGCTCACGCCATTGTTGTTCGTGGCGTCCCACTGGATGGCCGGACGTCGTCGCGAGGCCGCCGTGGCGGCCGGAACCTTCACGGGGGCAACGGTTCTGGCCGGGTTGGTGCTGCCGCAGGCCAGCTGGACCTACTGGACGTCGGCGATGCTGACCACCTCGCGCATCGGGGAGTTGGCCGCGCTGGGCAACCAGTCGGTCAACGGCATGCTGTTGCGTTCCGGTGTGCCGGGGCAGGTGCGTCCGGTGGTGTGGGGACTGGTTCTGGTGGTGCTGTGCGGCGCAGCGCTGTGGCGGGCGCGGGCGTTTGATCGGGCGGGATTGCGCACGCACGCAGCGGTCTTGGTCGGCTGTGCCACCGTGGCTGCCTCGCCGGTGTCGTGGACTCATCACCAGTTCTGGACCGTGTTGGCGGCCATGCTGCTGATCGGCGGCACCGAGCCGATGCGCCGAGTGGCCGGGGTGATGCTGCTGGCCGTGATGAGTGTGGGGCTGGTCGACGTGGTGGCCCGGCTGCCGGTGGGTGACCATGCGCTGTTCCTGGTGGGCAATGCGCGGGGGTTGGCGGTGGTGGTGCTCTGCGTGGCGGGGTTCGGTGAGCTGGTTCGGGGCGCTCGGACAAGCGCTGCCGACCGAGTGCAAGGTCTGCGTCACCCCCGGTTGTCGTGGGTGCCGGTGACGTTGGTGAGTCTGGCGTTGTTCGCTCTGCTCCCGGTGCCGGGCGGGCCAGACTCGCGCTGGAAGCCGGTACCCGCCGACGAGGTGCTCGCTGAGTCGTCCGGAGGATTGCCAGCATGTGCGGCGGGAATCGGGGTGGCGACCAGTGAGTCGGGATGCTTCGAGGCGCCGCTATGGGCGGATCTTCCGATCAATTACTCCATGGGACAGGTGAACGGCTCCGAGAAGGTCGAGGGATTCGCGGCCGCCGAGGTGACACGGCTCGACTATGTGCCGGCGCCGGGCGTGCGGGCGACCCAGATCCCGCTGACCCGGCTGAAGACGGGACAGCAGGTGTTCGGCTTCTGGGTTGGTGACACCACGTATGCCCAGCTACGCATGTTCGGGCCAGGCGGGGTGTACCTGGGGGACTTCGGCGGCAAACTCCGTCAGTCGAGTGGTGTCTATCCGAGCATCGCGGCACGGCTCATTGTCGTCGCGAGCACGCTCTGGCAGGACTGA
- a CDS encoding NAD(P)H-quinone oxidoreductase codes for MRAVVVTAPGGPEMMTVAEVPEPVAGPGEVVLDVAATAVNRADIMQRMGHYPPPPGAPEWLGLEASGTVTAVGDGVEGWAVGDEACALLAGGGYAERVAVPAGQLLPVPAGVSLVDAAALPEVTCTVWSNVFMLARLRPTETLLVHGGSSGIGTMAIQLARQIGATVAVTAGSADKLARCAELGATVLVNYREQDFVDVVREATGGRGADVVLDNMGAKYLGRNVSLLATNGRLVVIGLQGGRKAELDLGLLLSKRAAVLATSLRSRPADEKASIVASVVEHVWPLLTDGVVKPVIHERFPLDQAADAHRLVESSGHVGKVLLTL; via the coding sequence ATGAGAGCCGTCGTGGTGACCGCCCCGGGTGGGCCCGAGATGATGACCGTGGCCGAGGTCCCCGAGCCGGTGGCCGGGCCGGGTGAGGTGGTGCTCGACGTCGCGGCCACCGCCGTGAACCGGGCCGACATCATGCAACGGATGGGCCACTACCCACCGCCACCCGGGGCGCCGGAGTGGCTGGGCTTGGAGGCCAGCGGCACCGTGACCGCCGTCGGGGACGGCGTCGAGGGTTGGGCGGTGGGTGACGAGGCCTGCGCGCTGTTGGCCGGGGGCGGCTATGCCGAGCGGGTCGCGGTGCCGGCTGGGCAGTTGCTGCCGGTGCCGGCCGGGGTGTCGCTGGTGGACGCTGCCGCGCTGCCCGAGGTCACCTGCACGGTGTGGAGCAATGTCTTCATGCTGGCGCGATTGCGTCCGACCGAGACGCTGCTGGTGCACGGCGGGTCCAGCGGTATCGGCACCATGGCGATCCAACTGGCGCGCCAGATCGGGGCCACCGTGGCGGTGACGGCCGGGTCGGCCGACAAGCTGGCCCGCTGCGCCGAACTGGGCGCCACGGTGCTGGTCAACTACCGCGAGCAGGACTTCGTGGACGTCGTCCGCGAGGCCACCGGAGGGCGCGGAGCAGACGTGGTGCTCGACAACATGGGCGCGAAGTACTTGGGGCGCAACGTGTCCCTGCTCGCCACGAATGGCCGGCTGGTGGTGATCGGGCTGCAGGGCGGGCGCAAGGCCGAGCTCGATCTCGGGTTGTTGCTGTCCAAGCGGGCGGCGGTGTTGGCGACCTCACTGCGGTCGCGTCCGGCGGACGAGAAGGCCTCCATCGTGGCCAGTGTGGTCGAACACGTCTGGCCGCTGCTCACCGATGGTGTGGTGAAACCCGTGATCCACGAACGCTTTCCGCTGGATCAGGCGGCCGACGCCCATCGCTTGGTCGAGTCGTCCGGCCATGTTGGCAAGGTGCTGCTGACGCTCTGA
- a CDS encoding NTP transferase domain-containing protein, whose product MSPPPSSAIGRRVGLIVVAGGRSTRWAGVDKTAQLLLGQPVLLHVVTAGLAGIQAATQAPDDAAPPPVVIVAPSAHPARAQIDRTHPQVRWTVEEPAGGGPVAALAAGLSMLAGSSDLVVVLAGDMPCARTAVVRLVAAGRAEPDDAHPAGVVGIDPDGVRQPLLAVYRSGPLAEALAGLPPAHASMRSLLAGLGLSTLPVTARESLDLDTPEALAVVERTLLDS is encoded by the coding sequence GTGAGCCCGCCACCGTCGTCCGCCATCGGTCGCAGAGTCGGCCTGATCGTCGTCGCCGGCGGCCGATCGACCCGCTGGGCGGGGGTGGACAAAACGGCCCAACTCCTGCTCGGGCAACCGGTGCTGCTGCACGTGGTGACCGCCGGCCTGGCCGGGATCCAGGCGGCAACCCAGGCCCCGGACGACGCCGCGCCCCCGCCTGTGGTGATCGTGGCCCCGTCAGCGCACCCGGCTCGGGCACAGATCGATCGCACCCACCCCCAGGTGCGGTGGACGGTGGAGGAACCGGCCGGCGGCGGACCGGTCGCCGCCCTGGCCGCCGGGCTCTCGATGCTCGCCGGGTCGAGCGATCTGGTCGTGGTCCTGGCCGGGGACATGCCGTGTGCCCGGACGGCGGTGGTCAGACTGGTCGCCGCCGGTCGAGCCGAGCCGGACGACGCGCACCCGGCGGGGGTGGTCGGGATCGACCCGGACGGCGTGCGCCAGCCTCTGCTCGCCGTCTATCGCAGCGGCCCGCTCGCGGAGGCGCTCGCCGGACTCCCGCCCGCCCATGCCTCGATGCGCTCGCTGCTCGCCGGGCTCGGGCTGTCGACGTTGCCGGTCACCGCGCGAGAGTCGCTCGACCTCGATACGCCCGAGGCGCTGGCTGTGGTCGAGCGGACACTCCTGGATTCGTGA